The nucleotide window GGGATGGTGCAGGCCATGAAGGCCCACTACTGGCTGTATCGCCAGTTTCTGAACTACGCATTTTTTATGGGTCGGCTGAAGGCGGGCACACAGTGGCTGGTCATTATTGGTATACTGGTACTGACACAGATAGCCAGCCAGGTGTTCTTCCCGCTATATGTGCTGCTGGCGCTGGTGGCCCTGTCTACCTGGCTGATAGTACCGGTAAGCAACCTGTTTCTGAGGCTGAATCCTTATGGTCGTTATGCGCTCACGCGCGAACAAACGAAAGTGTCCAATAGGGTGGGCGGTCTCCTGCTCACCGCTTTTCTGGCGGCAGGTGCCTACTGGCTCACCTCCATTCCCGGACTGCTCGCGATTGCCATCTGTACCGGCGTGCTGATGCTGCCCGTGGCCAGCATGTATACGCCACAATCACCCAAAAGCAGGAAGATATTTCTCATATATACGCTGGCCCTGACGTTTATTGGTTTGCTCGGCATTGGCTTTACCTTCCTCACCAACAATGTGGAAAATATATTCGTGGTCGTTATGCTGATTGGAATCTTTTTGTATCAGTTCCTGGCCAATTATCTTATAACAAGAGAATAACAACTGTGATTGATGTGATACTACTGATGCTCCTGATGAGCGAAGATCAATATGGAGATCAACATAATAAAAAGCGAAGAGCCCACTGAAATATCAGTGGGCTCTTCGCTTTTATCTTCGCTCCATCAGGAGCATCAGTAGTATCACATCAATCACAGTTAGCGTTATGCATCGATTTTCGCATACTTCGCGTGAGACTCGATAAAGGCCCTGCGGGGAGGTACTTCATCACCCATCAGCATGCTGAATACGCGGTCTGCTTCAGCGGCGCTTTCGATGGTCACCTGTTTGAGGGTACGTCTTTCCGGGTCCATGGTAGTATCCCACAGCTGTTCTGCGTTCATCTCACCAAGACCTTTATAACGCTGTATGGTTACGCTGTCTTCTTTACCGCCGCCGGCCAGCTGGAGAGTAGCAGCTTTACGCTGTTCTTCTGTCCAGGCATACACGTGATCTTTACCTTTTTTAACGAGGTACAGCGGTGGCTGGGCGATGTAAACATAGCCCTGCTCTACCATGGCTTTCATGTAGCGGAAGATGAAGGTAAGGATCAGGGTGGCGATGTGGCTACCATCCACGTCCGCATCCGTCATGATGACCAGTTTATGATAGCGGAGTTTGGAGAGGTTGAGTGCTTTATCGTCTTCTTCAGTACCGATGGTTACACCCAGCGCGGTGAAGATATTTTTGATCTCGTTGTCTTCGTATATCTTGTGTTCCATGGCTTTTTCCACGTTGAGGATCTTACCACGGAGCGGGAGGATAGCCTGGAAGTTACGGTTACGGCCTTGTTTGGCAGTACCACCCGCCGAGTCACCTTCGACAAGGAACAGCTCACATTTTTCAGGATCGTTGTCGGAACAGTCGGCCAGTTTACCTGGCAGGCCGCTACCGGTCATTACGCTCTTGCGTTGTACCAGTTGACGGGCTTTACGGGCCGCTTCACGGGCCTGGGCAGCCAGTACTACCTTATTGATAACGGTTTTGGCTTCGCGGGGATTTTCTTCCAGGAAGGCATCCAGTACGGCAGCTACGGAGCTGTCTACTACTCCCATTACATCGGAGTTGCCGAGTTTGGTTTTAGTCTGGCCTTCAAACTGAGGTTCAGGTACTTTTACGCTGATGATAGCGCTCAGGCCTTCACGGAAGTCATCGCCGGTTACTTCTACCTTTGATTTCTCAAACAGCTTGTTTTTGTCACCATAGGATTTGAACACGCGGGTGATGGCGCGGCGGAAACCGGCCACATGGGTACCCCCTTCGATGGTGTTGATATTGTTAACGTAGGAAAAAATGTTCTCACTGAATGCATCGTTGTACACCAGGGCTACTTCCACAGCTACATTGGAGGCTGGGTCGTGGGTTTCCACGTAGATAGGTGCTGGCAGCAGTGCGTTACGACGGCCATTTTTGTCGAGCATCTGAATAAACTCACGGATACCGCCTTCGCTGTAGAAGGTTTCTGTGAAGATATTGCCCTGTTCGTCTTTTTCGCGCTCATCAGACAGGGTGATGCGGATTTTACGGTTCAGGTAAGCCAGCTCTCTCAGACGGCCGGCCAGAATTTCTTTGTTGTAGGTCGTTTCCTTGAATATTTCATCATCCGGTTTGAAGTGAACGGTAGTACCGGTGGTGTCGCTCACCCCGATTTCCCGTACTGAATACTGAGGGATACCGCGGTGGTATTCCTGTTCAAACAGTTTGCCTTCAGTTTGTACGGTCACATGCAGCACGCTACTCAGTGCGTTTACGCAGCTGACACCCACCCCGTGCAGACCGCCGGATACTTTATAGGTATTTTTGTCAAATTTACCGCCGGCATGGAGCACGGTCATTACCACCTCCAGGGCGGAGCGTCCTTCTTTCGGATGGATGCCGGTGGGGATACCACGACCATCATCCTTTACCAGAATAGAGTTATCTTCGCAGATCGTTACATCGATATTTTTGCAATAGCCAGCCAGGGCTTCGTCAATGGAGTTGTCCACGACCTCATATACCAGGTGGTGAAGACCCTTGACGCCAATGTCGCCTATGTACATGGCAGGGCGCTTACGCACCGCTTCCAATCCTTCCAATACCTGAATACTTCCCGCATCATAACTGTTGCTGGGGCTGGGTGCTTGCACTAATTCTTCGCTCATATGTTGGTGTAAAATCTTTTAGAAATAAAAACGGTAGACAATCATGCAAAAATACGAAAAATAAGCCTTATTTCCATAAAAGAATAGCTGTTTTTGGGTGGGGTGGATGCTACTTTTTTATCCCAGTTTTCGCGCTCCCACGGTTTCTTTTACACCGGTAAATAATGTTTTCCACACCAGGTTGAAAAAAGACTTCTGTATATCCCTGACCTGAACAGGATAAGATACCCTTACTTTTTCCCCTTTCAGGGGATTACTATCCCGGATAACCATCACATTGGCTACAAGACTCATCAATCCTTTGCGGGTAAAGACCTTATGGTCTTTGTCCTGCTTCAGGATGGCTATCCGGAGGTTGTTGTACAACAGAGTGACAGTGCCGGCGGCCTTCCTTTCATCGCCATGGATGTTAAAACTGAGGTCCCGGATGTTGAACGAACGGATCTCCACTTTACCCAGCGGCTGGGTGGCCACATTCAGATCCCGGCCGTTCATGTTTTTCAGCTGTCCGCTTACTTCAAATTTGCCGGAAGGGCTGTTGAGCATAAAATCAAAGCGGGCTTTTAGTTTGCCACTTTGCATGAAAATAGCGTCCACATCGGCCACACAGTGGTTGTCACGGGCTATCACGGAATCAATATTGGTGATGTTGGTAAA belongs to Chitinophaga sp. HK235 and includes:
- the gyrB gene encoding DNA topoisomerase (ATP-hydrolyzing) subunit B, with the protein product MSEELVQAPSPSNSYDAGSIQVLEGLEAVRKRPAMYIGDIGVKGLHHLVYEVVDNSIDEALAGYCKNIDVTICEDNSILVKDDGRGIPTGIHPKEGRSALEVVMTVLHAGGKFDKNTYKVSGGLHGVGVSCVNALSSVLHVTVQTEGKLFEQEYHRGIPQYSVREIGVSDTTGTTVHFKPDDEIFKETTYNKEILAGRLRELAYLNRKIRITLSDEREKDEQGNIFTETFYSEGGIREFIQMLDKNGRRNALLPAPIYVETHDPASNVAVEVALVYNDAFSENIFSYVNNINTIEGGTHVAGFRRAITRVFKSYGDKNKLFEKSKVEVTGDDFREGLSAIISVKVPEPQFEGQTKTKLGNSDVMGVVDSSVAAVLDAFLEENPREAKTVINKVVLAAQAREAARKARQLVQRKSVMTGSGLPGKLADCSDNDPEKCELFLVEGDSAGGTAKQGRNRNFQAILPLRGKILNVEKAMEHKIYEDNEIKNIFTALGVTIGTEEDDKALNLSKLRYHKLVIMTDADVDGSHIATLILTFIFRYMKAMVEQGYVYIAQPPLYLVKKGKDHVYAWTEEQRKAATLQLAGGGKEDSVTIQRYKGLGEMNAEQLWDTTMDPERRTLKQVTIESAAEADRVFSMLMGDEVPPRRAFIESHAKYAKIDA